Proteins encoded by one window of Macaca mulatta isolate MMU2019108-1 chromosome 10, T2T-MMU8v2.0, whole genome shotgun sequence:
- the LOC695828 gene encoding putative ankyrin repeat domain-containing protein 20A5, which translates to MKSFGFGSRRGQTVLSSIGHIYTGSRYRIWDAELQKIQRAAVKCDAGEVERCLVCWSGDQDKQHSSMSPRKCQSLYLDLPMKKKTE; encoded by the exons ATGAAGTCGTTTGGCTTCGGGAGCCGCAGAGGCCAGACGGTCCTGAGCTCCATAGGCCACATCTACACGGGTTCCAGGTACCGAATCTGGGACGCCGAACTGCAGAAGATCCAGAGGGCGGCTGTCAAGTGTGATGCCGGGGAAGTGGAGCGCTGCCTGGTGTGCTGGAGTGGAGACCAAGACAAGCAGCACAG CAGCATGTCCCCAAGAAAGTGTCAGAGCCTTTACCTGGACCTTcccatgaaaaagaaaacagaatag